The Blastococcus sp. HT6-4 genome window below encodes:
- a CDS encoding GAF and ANTAR domain-containing protein, translating into MARTENPPPTSAAEALEQLGRLSLREHSMESVLQTVADLTSAVMPGATDVSISLLVDDKPETPVYSGRLALELDESQYSRGYGPCLHAAGTGEWVQVDDARADDRWPEYMERAVAAGSLSSLSMPLPIAEGLCGALNIYGREAHAFSAESRSVAEQLAPYAAVAAGNMHAYASAQDLADNLQIALESRAVIDQAKGILIERYKLTPDQAFQLLAQASMETNRKVRAVAEHLVRTGELLVR; encoded by the coding sequence ATGGCCCGCACCGAGAACCCGCCACCCACATCTGCCGCCGAGGCGCTCGAGCAACTCGGCCGGTTGTCGCTGCGCGAGCACTCGATGGAGTCGGTGCTCCAGACCGTCGCGGACCTGACCAGCGCCGTGATGCCGGGCGCGACCGACGTCTCCATCAGCCTGCTCGTCGACGACAAACCGGAAACGCCGGTCTACAGCGGCCGGCTCGCGCTCGAACTCGACGAGAGCCAGTACAGCCGGGGCTACGGGCCCTGCCTGCACGCGGCCGGTACCGGTGAATGGGTGCAGGTCGACGACGCGCGAGCCGACGACCGATGGCCGGAGTACATGGAACGCGCCGTCGCGGCCGGCAGCCTGAGCTCGCTGTCCATGCCGCTCCCGATCGCCGAGGGCCTCTGCGGGGCGCTCAACATCTACGGCCGCGAGGCCCACGCGTTCTCCGCGGAGAGCCGCTCGGTGGCCGAGCAGCTGGCGCCCTACGCCGCGGTCGCCGCCGGGAACATGCACGCCTACGCCAGCGCCCAGGACCTGGCCGACAACCTGCAGATCGCCCTGGAGTCGCGGGCCGTCATCGACCAGGCGAAGGGCATCCTGATCGAGCGGTACAAACTGACCCCCGACCAGGCGTTCCAGCTCCTGGCCCAGGCGTCGATGGAGACGAACCGGAAGGTGCGCGCCGTCGCCGAGCACCTGGTCCGCACCGGCGAACTGCTCGTCCGGTAG
- a CDS encoding SRPBCC family protein, which produces MSELRHSGSITVAVPPEVLYDLVSDVTRTGEWSPICTACWWDEGASARVGDWFTGRNVTPGRTWETRSRVVAADRGREFAFVVGGSYVRWGYTFTAVDGGTELAESWAFLPDGLALFAERYGDAAQDEIADRTRAAHASIPASLAAIKRIAESGPGVGRGDG; this is translated from the coding sequence ATGAGCGAGCTGCGCCACTCCGGGTCGATCACCGTCGCCGTGCCGCCGGAGGTGCTGTACGACCTCGTCTCCGACGTGACCCGCACCGGCGAGTGGAGCCCGATCTGCACGGCCTGCTGGTGGGACGAGGGCGCCTCGGCACGGGTGGGCGACTGGTTCACCGGCCGCAACGTCACCCCGGGACGCACCTGGGAGACCCGCTCCCGGGTGGTGGCGGCCGACCGCGGCCGGGAGTTCGCCTTCGTGGTCGGCGGGTCCTACGTGCGCTGGGGGTACACCTTCACCGCGGTCGACGGCGGCACGGAGCTCGCCGAGTCCTGGGCGTTCCTGCCCGACGGGCTGGCGCTGTTCGCCGAGCGCTACGGGGACGCCGCCCAGGACGAGATCGCCGACCGCACCCGGGCGGCGCACGCGAGCATCCCGGCCAGCCTCGCGGCGATCAAGCGGATCGCCGAGTCGGGGCCGGGGGTCGGCCGCGGCGACGGCTGA
- a CDS encoding DUF1622 domain-containing protein gives MEELLQEVVDVLIVIVEACGAVVIIIGAVWAFIRFAWAGLVHRSAGAFVPVRLTLGRFLALGLEFQLAGDVLRTAVAPSWDEIGQLAAIAPIRTVLNYFLGKEIAEERREIEEDEEKERPAGGSERAGAGHPASSELRAGRQV, from the coding sequence GTGGAGGAGCTGCTGCAGGAAGTCGTCGACGTCCTGATCGTCATCGTGGAGGCCTGCGGCGCCGTCGTCATCATCATCGGCGCCGTCTGGGCGTTCATCCGTTTCGCCTGGGCCGGGCTCGTCCACCGGAGCGCCGGCGCCTTCGTGCCCGTCCGGCTGACGCTGGGCCGGTTCCTGGCCCTAGGTCTGGAGTTCCAGCTCGCCGGTGACGTCCTCCGGACCGCCGTGGCCCCCAGCTGGGACGAGATCGGCCAGCTCGCCGCGATCGCCCCGATCCGCACGGTGCTGAACTACTTCCTCGGCAAGGAGATCGCCGAGGAACGGCGCGAGATCGAGGAGGACGAGGAGAAGGAACGCCCGGCCGGCGGATCGGAGCGGGCCGGCGCCGGGCACCCGGCGTCGTCGGAGCTGCGAGCCGGGCGACAGGTGTGA
- a CDS encoding DUF1622 domain-containing protein → MSTALTAVTGTAAQLVAGVALLTGVWTLAITRRPALALGILLDLLVAAGVLRLAGDPSWEAIATAATVVAIRHLVGYGLRIGARSWEATRGRRPGRPPRRYDRTVRHLLRPAWHR, encoded by the coding sequence GTGAGCACGGCGCTGACCGCCGTCACCGGCACCGCCGCGCAGCTGGTCGCCGGCGTCGCGCTGCTGACGGGCGTGTGGACCCTGGCGATCACCCGCCGGCCGGCGCTCGCGCTCGGGATCCTCCTCGACCTGCTCGTGGCCGCCGGCGTGCTCCGGCTGGCCGGCGACCCGAGCTGGGAGGCGATCGCCACCGCGGCGACCGTCGTGGCGATCCGGCACCTGGTCGGGTACGGGCTGCGCATCGGCGCCCGGTCCTGGGAGGCGACGCGTGGCCGCCGGCCGGGCCGGCCGCCCCGGCGGTACGACCGGACCGTCCGGCACCTGCTCCGGCCGGCATGGCACCGATGA
- the egtA gene encoding ergothioneine biosynthesis glutamate--cysteine ligase EgtA, with product MGAAPAPPTAGLDVDAVTHRITRTALRPGPVGSVGLELEALLVERAHPGRRVPWDRVTDLLAGVGPLPGGSRITLEPGGQVELSGPPADGVATAVAALRADRALLADALAADGLALALLGSDPLRPPQRLSPAHRYAAMEEHFTVAGCRDAGLSMMTGTASVQVNLEAGPADGWAARVALAHRLGPVLVAVSACSPAAAGRPGGWRSCRQQIWGDLDQARCGPVLTGDDPVGEWAAYALAAPVMLVRDPTTGRSEPVRTRTSLRDWAAGITPLGGRAPTADDVDYHLTTLFPPVRPRGYLEIRYLDVAPEPWWPALAAVTATLLDDPVAADRAAAASAPVAGRWSDAACLGLADAALRTAAVGCLSAALDAVPDGLRDDVAGLLALAEQGRSPGDAVLAAAGTADPLAVLCAAIDLPEASR from the coding sequence GTGGGCGCTGCACCGGCACCGCCCACGGCCGGCCTCGACGTCGACGCGGTGACCCACCGGATCACCCGGACGGCGCTCCGTCCCGGTCCGGTCGGCTCGGTCGGGCTGGAACTCGAGGCTCTCCTCGTCGAGCGGGCCCATCCCGGCCGGCGTGTGCCCTGGGACCGCGTCACGGACCTCCTCGCCGGCGTGGGGCCGCTGCCCGGCGGCAGCCGGATCACGCTGGAGCCGGGTGGCCAGGTGGAGCTCTCCGGACCGCCCGCCGACGGCGTGGCGACAGCGGTGGCGGCGCTGCGCGCCGACCGTGCGCTCCTCGCGGATGCCCTGGCTGCCGACGGACTGGCCCTCGCTCTGCTCGGCAGCGACCCGCTGCGCCCTCCGCAGCGGCTCAGCCCTGCCCACCGCTACGCGGCGATGGAGGAGCACTTCACGGTTGCCGGGTGCCGGGACGCCGGGCTCAGCATGATGACCGGCACGGCGTCGGTGCAGGTCAACCTGGAGGCCGGCCCCGCCGACGGCTGGGCGGCGCGGGTTGCCCTGGCCCACCGTCTGGGCCCGGTCCTCGTCGCGGTCTCGGCGTGCTCGCCCGCGGCCGCCGGCCGTCCCGGCGGCTGGCGGTCCTGCCGCCAGCAGATCTGGGGCGATCTGGACCAGGCGCGGTGCGGACCGGTGCTGACCGGGGACGACCCCGTCGGGGAGTGGGCCGCCTACGCGCTGGCCGCTCCGGTGATGCTGGTGCGCGACCCCACGACCGGCCGATCCGAGCCGGTGCGCACTCGGACGTCGCTGCGGGACTGGGCGGCCGGCATCACCCCGCTGGGCGGCCGTGCGCCGACCGCCGACGACGTCGACTACCACCTGACCACCCTCTTCCCGCCCGTCCGCCCGCGCGGCTACCTCGAGATCCGGTACCTCGACGTCGCGCCGGAGCCGTGGTGGCCGGCGCTCGCCGCGGTGACCGCCACGCTCCTGGACGACCCGGTCGCCGCCGACCGGGCCGCCGCGGCCAGCGCTCCGGTGGCCGGCCGGTGGAGCGACGCCGCCTGTCTCGGCCTGGCCGACGCCGCGCTGCGCACGGCTGCGGTCGGCTGCCTGTCCGCGGCACTCGACGCGGTGCCCGACGGCCTCCGCGACGACGTCGCCGGCCTGCTCGCCCTGGCGGAGCAGGGACGGAGCCCCGGCGATGCGGTGCTCGCAGCAGCGGGGACCGCGGACCCGCTCGCCGTCCTCTGTGCCGCCATCGACCTTCCGGAGGCATCCCGATGA
- the egtB gene encoding ergothioneine biosynthesis protein EgtB — translation MTPVPTPSALRERLAGDLAAARARTLLLTDHDEPELVRQHTPLLSPLVWDLAHIGQQEELWLLRAGDPHRASLLPADVEALYDAFTHPRAGRARLPLLPPVEARGFCSEVRGRVLDRLDRLGDGDDPFDFAMVVSHEQQHDETMLQALNVRTGRPLLGAGSPLPPGRPGLAGTSVLVPGGSFVLGVDPADEPFSLDNERPAHRVDVPAFRIGRVPVTNAEYAEFIADDGYRNSRWWSARGWEHRTSAGLERPQFWGQDGTRTRFGVVEDLPPDEPVQHVTFFEAEAYAAWAGARLPTEVEWEKAAVWDPSAGRRRRFPWGAAEPSPALANLGGTALRPAPVGAYPAGASAYGVEQLVGDVWEWTSSSFEPWPGFRPMLYVDYSAPFFGGDYRVLRGGAWSVGSSIIRPSFRNWDHPIRRQIFSGFRLAWDV, via the coding sequence ATGACCCCCGTCCCGACGCCGTCGGCACTGCGCGAACGCCTGGCGGGCGACCTGGCGGCCGCGCGAGCCCGGACCCTGCTGCTCACCGACCACGACGAGCCGGAGCTGGTGCGCCAGCACACCCCCCTGCTCAGCCCGCTGGTGTGGGACCTCGCGCACATCGGCCAGCAGGAGGAGCTGTGGCTGCTGCGCGCGGGCGATCCCCACCGGGCGAGCCTGCTGCCCGCGGACGTGGAGGCGCTGTACGACGCGTTCACCCATCCGAGGGCCGGCCGGGCGAGGCTGCCGCTGCTGCCGCCTGTCGAGGCGCGCGGCTTCTGCTCGGAGGTGCGCGGTCGGGTCCTGGACCGGCTCGACCGCCTGGGAGACGGCGACGACCCGTTCGACTTCGCGATGGTCGTCAGCCACGAGCAGCAGCACGACGAGACCATGCTGCAGGCGCTGAACGTGCGGACGGGTCGACCGCTGCTCGGCGCCGGATCCCCGCTGCCGCCCGGGCGTCCCGGGCTGGCCGGCACGTCGGTCCTGGTCCCGGGTGGCTCCTTCGTACTGGGCGTGGACCCGGCCGACGAGCCGTTCTCGCTGGACAACGAGCGGCCGGCCCACCGGGTCGACGTACCGGCCTTCCGGATCGGGCGGGTGCCGGTGACCAACGCGGAGTACGCGGAGTTCATCGCCGACGACGGCTACCGGAACTCCCGGTGGTGGTCGGCCCGCGGCTGGGAGCACCGGACCTCGGCGGGCCTGGAGCGCCCGCAGTTCTGGGGGCAGGACGGCACCCGCACCCGCTTCGGGGTGGTCGAGGACCTGCCGCCCGACGAGCCGGTGCAGCACGTCACCTTCTTCGAGGCCGAGGCCTACGCCGCCTGGGCCGGAGCCCGGCTGCCCACCGAGGTGGAGTGGGAGAAGGCCGCCGTCTGGGACCCGTCGGCCGGCCGACGGCGGCGGTTCCCGTGGGGCGCGGCCGAGCCGTCGCCGGCTCTCGCGAACCTGGGCGGGACGGCGCTGCGCCCGGCGCCGGTCGGCGCATACCCCGCCGGCGCCTCCGCGTACGGGGTGGAGCAGCTGGTGGGCGACGTCTGGGAGTGGACGTCCTCGTCCTTCGAGCCGTGGCCCGGCTTCCGGCCGATGCTGTACGTCGACTACTCGGCCCCGTTCTTCGGCGGGGACTACCGGGTGCTGCGCGGGGGCGCGTGGTCGGTGGGTTCCTCGATCATCCGGCCGAGCTTCCGCAACTGGGACCACCCGATCCGCCGGCAGATCTTCAGCGGCTTCCGGCTGGCCTGGGACGTCTGA
- the egtC gene encoding ergothioneine biosynthesis protein EgtC produces MCRHLGWLGQPRSLAELVLEPPSSLLVQSWAPRRQRYGTVNADGWGVGFWAPGSDGPVRWRSPRPLWADPSFASVAPVLRSGCVVAAVRSATVGMPLEESAAAPFTDGRALVSHNGRVDRAALPAVRDAESTVDSALLAALVFDRGLDALADVVREVAGRDPAARLNLLAADGARLLATTWGDTLSVLVTPTGTALASEPWDDDPSWTDVPDRHLVEVTPDGVALVPLDPPESA; encoded by the coding sequence GTGTGCCGTCACCTGGGCTGGCTGGGACAGCCGCGGTCGCTGGCCGAGCTCGTCCTCGAGCCGCCGTCCTCGCTGCTGGTGCAGTCGTGGGCACCGCGGCGGCAGCGCTACGGCACGGTCAACGCCGACGGGTGGGGCGTGGGCTTCTGGGCTCCCGGATCCGACGGTCCGGTGCGGTGGCGGTCCCCCCGGCCGCTGTGGGCCGACCCCTCCTTCGCGTCGGTCGCGCCGGTGCTGCGCTCGGGCTGCGTCGTGGCCGCGGTGCGCTCGGCCACCGTCGGCATGCCGCTGGAGGAGAGCGCGGCGGCGCCGTTCACCGATGGGCGGGCGCTGGTGTCGCACAACGGCCGGGTGGACCGTGCGGCGCTGCCCGCGGTGCGGGACGCGGAGTCCACCGTCGACAGCGCGCTGCTGGCCGCGCTGGTGTTCGACCGCGGGCTGGACGCCCTGGCGGACGTCGTCCGGGAGGTGGCCGGGCGCGACCCGGCGGCCCGGCTGAACCTGCTCGCCGCCGACGGCGCACGGTTGCTCGCCACCACCTGGGGCGACACCCTGTCGGTGCTGGTCACGCCCACCGGCACGGCGCTGGCCAGCGAACCGTGGGACGACGACCCGTCGTGGACCGACGTCCCCGATCGCCATCTCGTGGAGGTGACGCCGGACGGCGTCGCGCTCGTCCCCCTCGACCCACCGGAGTCCGCGTGA
- the egtD gene encoding L-histidine N(alpha)-methyltransferase, with the protein MTLSLIDHLGLVDASAALRADALAGLTARPKSLPPRWFYDERGSVLFDEITRLPEYYPTRAERAVLGARAVEIAAASGADTLVELGSGTSEKTRLLLTALRDAGTLRRFVPFDVDPSVLHAAGAAITAEYPAVDVLAVVGDFTRHLGELPRDGRRMVAFLGSTIGNLEPGPRTAFLRDLAGTLNPGDTFLLGTDLVKDPDRLVRAYDDAAGVTAEFNRNVLAVLNRELDAAFDPDLFDHVARWDPAEEWIEMRLRSRVDQRVRVGALELDVPFAGGEEMRTEVSAKFRRAGVEAELAAAGLRLTRWWTDPDGDFGVTLSTPV; encoded by the coding sequence GTGACACTGTCCCTCATCGACCACTTGGGTCTGGTCGACGCCTCGGCCGCCCTGCGCGCGGACGCCCTCGCCGGGCTGACCGCACGGCCGAAGTCCCTGCCGCCACGGTGGTTCTACGACGAGCGCGGCAGCGTCCTGTTCGACGAGATCACCCGGCTGCCCGAGTACTACCCGACGCGGGCCGAACGCGCGGTGCTCGGGGCGCGGGCCGTCGAGATCGCCGCGGCGTCCGGCGCCGACACGCTCGTCGAGCTCGGCAGCGGGACGTCGGAGAAGACCCGTCTCCTGCTGACCGCACTGCGCGATGCCGGCACGCTGCGCCGGTTCGTGCCCTTCGACGTCGATCCCAGCGTGCTGCACGCCGCCGGCGCGGCCATCACCGCCGAGTACCCGGCGGTCGACGTGCTGGCGGTGGTCGGTGACTTCACCCGCCACCTCGGGGAACTGCCCCGCGACGGCCGACGGATGGTCGCCTTCCTCGGTTCCACGATCGGCAACCTCGAGCCCGGCCCCCGGACCGCGTTCCTCCGGGACCTCGCCGGCACCCTGAACCCCGGCGACACCTTCCTGCTCGGCACCGACCTGGTGAAGGACCCCGATCGGCTCGTGCGCGCCTACGACGACGCCGCCGGGGTCACCGCCGAGTTCAACCGGAACGTCCTCGCCGTGCTGAACCGGGAACTGGACGCCGCCTTCGACCCGGACCTGTTCGACCACGTGGCCCGGTGGGATCCCGCCGAGGAGTGGATCGAGATGCGGCTCCGGTCGCGCGTCGACCAGCGGGTGCGGGTCGGCGCGCTCGAGCTCGACGTCCCCTTCGCCGGCGGTGAGGAGATGCGCACCGAGGTCTCGGCCAAGTTCCGCCGTGCCGGGGTCGAGGCCGAACTGGCCGCCGCCGGGCTGCGGCTGACCCGCTGGTGGACCGACCCGGACGGCGACTTCGGGGTCACCCTCTCGACCCCCGTCTGA